TCCGCCCGGCCATCGAGACCACCGCCTCGTCGCGACCGAGCGCGGAGAGTCGGAGCCGGCCCGCCTGCGCGGGCGGCCCGAGCAGCGCCAGCTGGGACTCGGCCGCGCGCGCCACGGCCTGGACGAAGCCGAGGCTGTGCGGGTGCGCGAGCCGCTCCCCGCCCGTGATGTCGACCGCCCCGAGCACGCGCCCGCTGTACGGGTCGTGCACGGGAGCGGCGGCGCACGTCCACGCCCGCACCGGCCGCCGGAAGTGCTCGGTGGCCACGACCTGCACCGGCCGGTCGACGGCGATCGCCGTGCCGGGCGCGTTCGTCCCGGCCGCCGACTCCGACCAGCGGGCCCCGGCCACGAAGTTCATCGCGCGGGCCTGGCGCAGGGTTGTCGGATGGCCCTCCACCCAGAGCATCCGCCCGGCGGCGTCACACACCGCGAGCAGATGCTCCCCGTCCGTCGCGTACGCCCCCATCAGCTCCCGGATCACCGGCATCGCCGCCGCCAGCGGATGACCGTCCCGGTGCGCGGCCAGCTCGTCCTCGTCCAGCTCGACCCGGGCCTCGCCCTCCTGGCTCACCCTTGCCCGTACGGAACGGCGCCAGGAGGCGGCGACCAGAGGCCGCATCGGATCCGGGCGGCCGGGATCGCGGTTGGGGTGGGGTTGGGGGCCGGGCCCGCCGTCGCGGCCGGGGCTATGGCTGTGGTCGCGGTCAGGGCTTGGGCTTGGGCTGGGGTCGCGGTCGCGGTCAGGGGCGGCACCTGCCCTCGCCCCCTCCGTCGACTCCGCACGGCCCCGACCCACTGTCCCTGCCACCCACGCATCGCTCAACTCGGCCTCCCCGTCGAGGTCGTCCTGCACGTCGGGCTCATCGTCGTGCGCACCCGGGCCGCCGACAAGCGCCCCGGCAGCCCGGCATATGCACCCTGTCCGGGACCCGCCCCCGGCCCCTCACGTACAGTGGGGCTCGGGCCGTGACTGGCGCTTGAGGTGGATCACCACCGGGGAGCGGCCCCGGTGGACCGCACCCGATCGGGGCGGCCGTGCCGCTGCCGTGCGCCTGGGCGAACCATCCGTCAGAGACGACGCCCAGGAGCAGCAATGTCCACCAGCACCGCCACCCTCATGGACGGCACCGCCCTCGCCCGCCGTACGGTCGAGGAGACCGCCGCCCGCGCCGCCGAGGTCACCCGCCGCACCGGCGTCACGCCGTGCCTCGCGACCGTGCTGGTCGGCGCCGACCCGGCATCCGTGACCTACGTGAAGATGAAGCAGAACCGCTGCGCGAAGGCCGGAATCCGCTCCAGGCACGTCGAACTGCCCGCCGCCACGACGACCGAGGAGCTCGTCGCCGCGATCACCGCGCTGTCGGAGGACCCCGAGGTCCACGGCATCCTGCTCCAGCACCCGGTCGGCCCGCACATCGACGAGCGCGCCGCCTTCGAGGCCATCGCCCCCGAGAAGGACGTCGACGGCGTCACCATGGCCTCGTTCGCCGCCATGGGCTTCGGGCTGCCCGGCTTCGTCTCCTGCACGCCCGGCGGCATCATGCGCCTCCTCGACGCGTACGAGGTCGAGCTGAGCGGCAAGCGGGCCGTCGTCGTCGGCCGCAGCGCGATCCTCGGCAAGCCGGCCGGTCTCCTCCTCCTCGGCCGCGACGCCACCGTCACGTACTGCCACTCCCGTACCCAGGAGCTCTCCTCCGTCATCCGCGAGGCCGACATCCTGGTGGCCGCCGTCGGCAAGCCCGCCTTCATCAAGGGCGAGGACATCAAGCCGGGCGCCGTCGTCATCGACGCCGGTTACAACCCGGGCAACATCGGCGACGTCGACTTCGCGTCCGCCGCCGAGCGCGCCTCCCTCATCACCCCGGTCCCCGGCGGTGTCGGCCCCATGACGATCGCCGTGCTGCTCGCCCAGACGGTCGAGGGCGCTGAGCGCCAGCTGGGTCTGTAGGAGCGGGGCCGTAGGGAAAGGGGAGGGCATTGTCCGGGCATGCTCGGACAATGTGTCATCGGTGATGGTCACGATTCCGTACAGGCCTTGGCCAACGGTCCCGGATCACTCGCCACACGGCCGTCGACAGGGAACCCTGGTCCCTGTGCCGCACCAACCGACCGTCAGCCCGCCGCCGGACTCCGGGCCTGGCGCGTCCGGCCCGGACGATGCCCCGTTCTCGTCAGGCCCGACGAACGCCTCCGTGTTCGTGTCCGCGCCCCACTCCGCCGAGCGGGCCGCCGGCGTGGCGTGGCCGCGTGTCGTGCGCCTCGGGGCGCCCCGGCCCGGGCCTGCCGCGCGCCGCGCGCGGTGGTTCGGCGTCCCGCTCGTCCCGCTGCTCCTCGCCGCCCTGGTCGTGGGCGGCTTCACGGCCGTCGGCGGCTGGGGCGACCACGAAGGAGCCGCCTACGGGGAGCCGGGGGGCGGCCCGGAGGCCGTACCGGCCCCGGCCGTCACCGAGCAGGACGCCGCGGGGACGCGTACCCCGAAGGCCGACGCGCCGCCGACCGGCGCGCCGGTGACGGGCACTCCCGCGGGCGACACGCCGACGAATACGCCGACGAGCACGCCCGAGGGCGGCGCGACGGCCGCGGCGACGGAGAAGGGCTCCGACCCGCAGCAGGGGGAGAGCGCCTCGCCGGACTCCTCCCGTACCCCGAGCACCGCCCCTGCCACGACCAGGCCGGCGGCCTCCACGGCACCGACGGGCACGCGGCCGCCCGCCCGGCCCGTCTCCTTCGAGGCGCTGCGCGTCGGCGACTGCTTCGACATCGACCGCGACACGCCGGGCACCGCCCTCCGCCGCTCCTGCAACACGCCGCACGACGCCGAGCTCGTCGCCCGGCCACGCCTGACCGGTTCCTACGCCGACGACCAGCGGGTGCGCGAGGCGGCGACGGAACTCTGCCGCGTGCCGCTGCGCGACAAGGCCGCCCTGCAGCCGCTCGGCACGCGGTGGACGACCTTCGTCCAGTACCCCTACCGCACCAGCTACCTGCTGGGCTCGGACACCGCCGCCTGCAGCCTGGCCGCCCGTTCCGCGAGCGGCGACAAGCTCACCGCCCGCCTCCGGTAGCGCCCCCGGCCCGGGTGGTCCCGAAGCTCCCGCCGGCCCCGCCGGCCGGCGCGGTGTCGGTCGCCAGCGCCGCCGCCAGGGCAGACGCCGGGTCGCGGTCCGCCGGGCCCGCGGGGGACCAGCGGGCGCCGGCCTTGCGGTACGGCCACCAGCGGCCGTCCGTCCCGAGGCGCAGCTGCGCCTCGGCGCCCACCACGGTCCAGCGCGCACCGGCCGTCCGTCGCAGCACGGGCCGCTCGTCGTCCTCCCAGGCCTCCGCGAGCCGCGCCGCCGCGCGGGCGAGGGTCTCGGCGTCCGGCGTCCACTCCTCCTCCAGTACGGCGAGGGCGGCGCTGCCCCCGAACCGCCACGCGCGCGTGGCCACGTCCAGCTCCGCCCGCGTCCTGCCCGAACCGACGGCGAGCCGCGCCGCGATCCAGGACTCGGGGGAGCCCGCCGCGAGCCGCGCCGCGTCCTGAGCGACCGTCAGCGACGGCTCCACGGACTCCGGCCCGCCGAAGCCACCGGCCGACGACACGCCCCGGTCGGGAACGGCCGGTGCGCCGCCTGCCCCGAGGACCGCGACCAGCATCCGGTGGGCGCGTGCCGCCGCGTCCCTCGCGAGGTACTCCAGCGCCGTCGGGTCGACCCCGGGCTCCGGCTCCGTCTCCGTGTCCAGGGACGGCGGTTCGCCCGGCGCGGACGGGGCCGGCGCGGGAGCGGGGAGGGGCGGCAGGATGTCGCGCGCGGCGTACGCCTCCGCCGCCGACACGCCCGGCAGACCGCCCGGACCCTCCGGCCCGGCCTCCGCCCGTCCGCCGGGTGCCGAAGGCACCGCGGCCCGCCGCGCGCTGCGCTCCTGGAGCTGGTCGAGGAGGGTCCGTTCGCCGCGCCCCCGCATCAGCAACAGCACGAAGGGGTCCTCGTCGAGCAGCCGTGCCACCTGGTAGCAGAGCGCCGAGGTGTGCGGACAGTGGTCCCACGCCTCGCACCCGCACTCCGGATCGAGATCGCCGATCCCGGGCAGCAGATCGAGACCGGCCACCGCCGCGTCCTCCACCAGGTGCGGCGGCATCTCGCGTTCGAGGAGCGCCGCGATGTGCCCCGCGCTGTCCACGGCCAGGTCGAGCAGCCGCTCCCACTCCTCCTCCGAGAACTCCCGCACCAGCACGTCGCTGCGGTGCGCCGTACCGTCGCGGTCCTTGACGATCGCGGTGATCCGGCCTGGCCGCACCGACACGGCACCCACCGCGCCCGCGCGCGCGTGCCGCCGCCCGGCCTTGAGCTGCTGGCCGTCGAGCGCCGTGTCCTCCAGCGCCTTGAGCCACGCCCGGCCCCACCAGGTCCTGGTGAACGCCGCGCCCTTCGCGGGCGGCAGCGCCTCGAAGGTCCGCTCGTCGCCCCCGTGTCCGTACCC
Above is a genomic segment from Streptomyces sp. NBC_00094 containing:
- a CDS encoding bifunctional 5,10-methylenetetrahydrofolate dehydrogenase/5,10-methenyltetrahydrofolate cyclohydrolase; translated protein: MSTSTATLMDGTALARRTVEETAARAAEVTRRTGVTPCLATVLVGADPASVTYVKMKQNRCAKAGIRSRHVELPAATTTEELVAAITALSEDPEVHGILLQHPVGPHIDERAAFEAIAPEKDVDGVTMASFAAMGFGLPGFVSCTPGGIMRLLDAYEVELSGKRAVVVGRSAILGKPAGLLLLGRDATVTYCHSRTQELSSVIREADILVAAVGKPAFIKGEDIKPGAVVIDAGYNPGNIGDVDFASAAERASLITPVPGGVGPMTIAVLLAQTVEGAERQLGL
- a CDS encoding SWF or SNF family helicase, producing MSGYGHGGDERTFEALPPAKGAAFTRTWWGRAWLKALEDTALDGQQLKAGRRHARAGAVGAVSVRPGRITAIVKDRDGTAHRSDVLVREFSEEEWERLLDLAVDSAGHIAALLEREMPPHLVEDAAVAGLDLLPGIGDLDPECGCEAWDHCPHTSALCYQVARLLDEDPFVLLLMRGRGERTLLDQLQERSARRAAVPSAPGGRAEAGPEGPGGLPGVSAAEAYAARDILPPLPAPAPAPSAPGEPPSLDTETEPEPGVDPTALEYLARDAAARAHRMLVAVLGAGGAPAVPDRGVSSAGGFGGPESVEPSLTVAQDAARLAAGSPESWIAARLAVGSGRTRAELDVATRAWRFGGSAALAVLEEEWTPDAETLARAAARLAEAWEDDERPVLRRTAGARWTVVGAEAQLRLGTDGRWWPYRKAGARWSPAGPADRDPASALAAALATDTAPAGGAGGSFGTTRAGGATGGGR